Proteins from one Staphylococcus saprophyticus subsp. saprophyticus ATCC 15305 = NCTC 7292 genomic window:
- a CDS encoding SulP family inorganic anion transporter, which yields MNVRHISYFNQWHGALVTNMLAGVLLALALLPGAIAFSFIAGVSPTIGMLSTGLMMLVISLTGNRTLMVSAPSSGVSLVVAPLMSSHGMPAVILATLIMGIIQILMGICRINKLLDYIPTGVVIGFMNALGVLLFTSQLKNILNISNATYVIAVASFLIIWLAQRYIRFMPAPLIAIIILTICAWWLKPDIVYVHHLASLHIHVPMLSFPDAMYDMHIVGISSMYGVTMAIVAVVQTTLTARMMDAVTATKSDKNKETIGQGVANTIVALFGGYGGSALVGQSRFNATMGATSRVSTLITGAFLLISLFVFGDIIGQIPMAVLATVLITISLNTFDRRTISFIKVSPIKHGAIVVLTMLIILSTNNLAAGVVLVSLLYYLIQGFNKRKGRDI from the coding sequence ATGAATGTGCGTCACATAAGTTATTTTAATCAGTGGCACGGGGCATTAGTCACCAATATGCTTGCAGGTGTTTTGTTGGCACTCGCGTTACTACCCGGTGCAATTGCTTTTTCCTTTATTGCAGGTGTAAGTCCAACCATAGGTATGCTAAGTACTGGACTTATGATGTTAGTTATAAGTTTGACCGGCAATCGAACATTAATGGTGTCAGCACCAAGTAGTGGTGTTTCTTTAGTTGTCGCACCGCTTATGTCTAGCCACGGTATGCCCGCTGTAATATTGGCTACGTTAATTATGGGAATAATACAAATTTTGATGGGTATTTGCCGAATCAATAAATTATTAGATTATATTCCCACAGGTGTTGTTATAGGTTTTATGAATGCATTAGGTGTATTGTTATTTACATCGCAACTAAAAAATATACTAAATATTTCAAATGCGACCTATGTCATAGCGGTGGCATCTTTTTTAATTATTTGGTTAGCACAAAGATATATCAGATTTATGCCGGCACCATTGATTGCGATTATTATTTTAACGATATGTGCATGGTGGCTTAAACCAGATATTGTCTATGTACACCATTTAGCATCATTGCATATTCATGTACCGATGCTGTCATTTCCAGATGCAATGTATGATATGCATATCGTTGGTATTTCAAGCATGTATGGAGTGACAATGGCAATTGTTGCTGTTGTACAAACGACATTAACAGCGCGGATGATGGATGCAGTTACTGCCACTAAAAGTGATAAAAATAAAGAAACGATAGGGCAAGGTGTTGCCAATACAATTGTCGCTTTATTTGGTGGCTATGGTGGTAGCGCACTTGTGGGTCAATCGCGATTTAATGCAACGATGGGAGCTACATCGAGGGTATCAACATTGATCACGGGTGCTTTTTTACTCATTAGCTTATTCGTTTTTGGAGATATTATCGGTCAAATACCAATGGCAGTGCTAGCAACTGTATTAATAACGATTTCCCTTAATACATTTGATAGGAGAACGATTTCATTTATTAAGGTATCTCCAATAAAGCATGGGGCGATCGTTGTACTTACAATGTTGATTATTTTAAGTACGAATAACCTAGCGGCCGGGGTTGTGCTTGTTAGTTTACTATACTATTTGATTCAAGGGTTTAATAAAAGGAAAGGACGTGACATATAA
- a CDS encoding SDR family oxidoreductase produces the protein MAGQDPRTKFSNKDFPKQEQPVPGLQSKLDPKPDCGETSYTGYGRLNDYKMLVTGGDSAIGRAAAIAYAKEGADVAINYLPAEQQDAEEVQQVIEAAGRKAVLIPGDIRDEQFNYDLVETAYNELGGLDNVTIVAGHQQYRESIKGFDTASFSETFETNVYPIFWTVQKAVDYLQAGATITLTSSVQGYNPSPILHDYAASKAAIISLTKSLSEELGAKGIRVNCVAPGPFWSPLQISGGQPQSKIPSFGQKEVLGRAGQPVELSGTYVHLAAEESSYTTGQVYGVTGGTQLD, from the coding sequence ATGGCAGGTCAAGATCCAAGAACTAAATTTTCAAATAAAGATTTTCCAAAACAAGAACAACCAGTTCCAGGTTTACAAAGTAAGTTAGATCCAAAGCCTGATTGCGGTGAAACATCCTATACTGGTTATGGTCGTTTAAATGATTATAAAATGTTAGTTACTGGTGGAGACTCAGCTATAGGCAGAGCAGCAGCTATTGCTTACGCTAAGGAAGGCGCTGATGTAGCAATTAATTATCTTCCAGCAGAACAACAAGATGCAGAAGAAGTACAACAAGTCATTGAAGCAGCAGGAAGAAAAGCTGTCTTAATTCCAGGTGACATTAGAGATGAACAATTTAATTACGATTTAGTTGAAACAGCTTACAACGAACTTGGCGGGTTAGACAATGTAACCATCGTCGCCGGTCATCAACAATATAGAGAAAGCATAAAAGGTTTTGACACAGCTTCGTTTTCAGAAACATTTGAGACGAATGTTTATCCAATATTTTGGACAGTTCAAAAAGCAGTAGATTATTTACAAGCTGGTGCAACCATTACGCTGACCTCTTCAGTTCAAGGTTACAATCCAAGCCCAATTTTACATGATTATGCTGCTTCAAAAGCTGCGATTATTTCATTAACGAAAAGTCTATCCGAAGAACTCGGTGCGAAAGGCATTCGTGTGAATTGTGTTGCGCCAGGACCATTTTGGTCACCATTACAAATTTCTGGCGGTCAACCGCAATCTAAAATTCCGAGCTTTGGACAAAAGGAAGTCTTGGGCAGAGCAGGTCAACCTGTAGAATTATCAGGCACATATGTACACTTGGCAGCTGAAGAATCCAGTTATACAACAGGTCAAGTATATGGTGTGACAGGTGGTACTCAGTTAGACTAG
- a CDS encoding LysR family transcriptional regulator, giving the protein MKIIQLEYFVAVVKYNSFTKAANFLHISQPSLTTTIKKMEADLGYDLFMRTTKDIKITEKGIHFYNYARQLIHQYHQTIEKMYDLNMGHVPKIKISILESTNQWLSQVLSTHAKQFPDQTYLVSEIHDQNKIFELLVNFENHVAFTNEQMKHDDIESIPLYEESYVLITPKNAFPHSHTTSIASLPLILPTKGSQVRKHLDDYFNRMNLHPNIIIEADRFEAATNFVHRGLGYAVIPRVYYQSFNAKDLDVLDIQPKLGRSIYINYLKKRKHSSRVLSFIEQCVNYWNFKE; this is encoded by the coding sequence ATGAAAATCATACAATTAGAATACTTTGTTGCTGTTGTTAAATATAATAGCTTTACTAAAGCCGCTAACTTTTTACATATTAGTCAACCTTCTCTGACGACAACAATTAAAAAAATGGAAGCTGATCTAGGTTATGATCTATTTATGCGTACGACTAAAGATATTAAAATTACTGAAAAAGGCATTCATTTTTACAATTACGCACGACAACTGATACATCAATATCATCAAACTATCGAAAAAATGTACGATCTCAATATGGGACATGTACCTAAAATTAAAATATCTATTTTAGAATCGACAAACCAATGGCTTTCTCAAGTATTATCGACACATGCTAAACAATTTCCAGATCAAACTTACCTTGTATCTGAAATTCATGATCAAAATAAAATTTTTGAATTGCTCGTTAACTTTGAGAATCATGTTGCTTTCACTAACGAACAAATGAAGCATGATGATATTGAATCTATACCGCTCTATGAGGAGTCCTATGTGTTGATCACTCCTAAAAATGCTTTTCCACATTCACATACTACTTCTATTGCATCCTTGCCATTAATATTGCCAACCAAAGGATCCCAAGTTCGTAAACATCTAGATGACTACTTTAACCGTATGAACTTGCATCCTAATATCATTATTGAAGCGGATCGATTTGAAGCTGCCACGAACTTTGTGCATAGAGGTTTGGGATATGCTGTGATACCTAGAGTTTATTATCAATCATTTAATGCTAAGGATTTAGATGTCTTAGATATTCAACCTAAGTTAGGTCGTTCTATATATATTAACTACCTAAAAAAAAGAAAGCACTCATCACGTGTGCTTTCTTTCATCGAACAATGTGTTAACTATTGGAATTTTAAAGAATAA
- a CDS encoding amidohydrolase produces MPQYEDYINWRRTFHQYPELSDAEYETTKRIKRILASYDIKVLDLPLETGLVAEVGQGDQFVAVRTDIDALPIDEQVKHEFTSTNEGAMHACGHDIHMASVLGVAVRLKEIENQLNGRVRIIFQAAEELGYGAVKVANTGAIDGAKAVLSYHNYPTLDIGEFAVKSGVITSSVDRFEFKIKGKGAHAAKPEQGKDPMIVLGQLINSVQSIVSRNLSAFDNAVVTIGEVSCGNTWNVIADEAYVQGTVRSFDEDKRVLIEERLRAIGSGLAEVFGVDIETSYHRLPGAVVNDEQLTNDAIAIAKEVGYNVSVMDKPLTIGEDFSGFSNKYPSVFVFIGSNSEYDLHHPKYDPDERILEKVPDYFVTFVQKLLNEN; encoded by the coding sequence ATGCCACAATACGAAGACTACATAAATTGGAGAAGAACATTTCATCAATATCCAGAGCTATCAGATGCAGAATATGAAACAACAAAACGTATCAAACGCATCTTAGCATCATATGATATTAAAGTTTTAGATTTACCATTAGAAACAGGACTAGTTGCAGAGGTTGGACAAGGTGATCAATTCGTTGCAGTTAGAACAGATATTGATGCACTACCAATAGATGAGCAAGTGAAACATGAATTCACTTCGACCAATGAAGGTGCGATGCATGCATGTGGACATGATATTCACATGGCTAGTGTGCTAGGGGTCGCAGTGAGATTAAAAGAAATAGAAAATCAACTCAACGGACGCGTGCGCATTATTTTTCAAGCTGCAGAAGAATTGGGCTATGGCGCAGTGAAAGTTGCTAATACAGGTGCAATTGACGGTGCGAAAGCCGTGTTAAGTTATCATAATTATCCAACGTTAGATATTGGAGAATTTGCGGTTAAATCGGGGGTTATCACATCTTCTGTAGACCGTTTCGAATTTAAAATTAAAGGTAAAGGTGCGCATGCTGCTAAACCAGAACAAGGTAAAGACCCAATGATTGTATTGGGACAGTTGATTAATAGTGTTCAGTCTATTGTGAGTAGAAATTTATCAGCATTTGATAATGCAGTTGTTACAATTGGAGAAGTATCATGTGGGAATACATGGAATGTTATTGCAGACGAAGCCTATGTGCAAGGTACTGTGAGAAGTTTTGATGAAGATAAACGTGTACTGATTGAAGAAAGATTAAGAGCCATTGGAAGCGGACTTGCTGAAGTATTTGGCGTAGACATTGAAACGTCTTATCACCGCTTGCCCGGTGCTGTGGTTAATGATGAGCAATTAACAAATGATGCAATAGCAATTGCCAAAGAAGTTGGATACAATGTCAGTGTTATGGATAAACCGTTGACGATTGGCGAAGATTTTTCTGGTTTTTCTAATAAGTATCCAAGTGTATTTGTCTTTATTGGTTCTAATAGTGAATATGATTTGCATCATCCAAAATATGACCCAGATGAACGTATTTTAGAAAAAGTACCTGACTATTTTGTTACTTTTGTACAAAAATTATTGAATGAAAATTAA
- the hutU gene encoding urocanate hydratase has translation MRKIEAKRGLDIECKGWEQEAVLRMLYNNLDPEVAERPEDLVVYGGIGKAARNWEAFEAIEDTLRSLEADETMLVQSGKPVAVFKTHEEAPRVLISNSVLVPEWANWDHFNELDKKGLMMYGQMTAGSWIYIGSQGIVQGTYETFGELANQHFNGKLNGTVTLTAGLGGMGGAQPLAVTMNGGVVIGVDVDETRIDKRIETRYCDVKTHDLDEALRLADEAREKGEPLSIGLVGNAVDTHKAILDKGFKIDIVTDQTSAHDPLNGYVPQGYSLEEAKAIRQKDPKQYVKEAQTSMRKHVELMLEFQKNGAVAFDYGNNIRQVAFNDGLENAFDFPGFVPAYIRPLFCEGKGPFRFAALSGNPKDIERADEEMRKIFPDNEKLIRWLDLAQEKIAFQGLPSRIAWLGYEERAKMGLALNKLVRDGEISAPIVIGRDHLDSGSVASPNRETEGMKDGSDAVGDWAILNALINTAAGGSWISFHHGGGVGMGYSLHAGMVVVADGSERADRRLGRVLTTDPGMGVVRHADAGYESAIKVAKEKGIKIPMITGKGDK, from the coding sequence ATGAGAAAAATAGAAGCAAAAAGAGGGTTAGACATTGAATGTAAAGGTTGGGAACAAGAAGCGGTACTGAGAATGTTATATAACAACCTTGACCCGGAAGTAGCTGAACGCCCTGAAGACTTAGTTGTTTATGGAGGTATAGGTAAAGCTGCACGTAATTGGGAAGCATTTGAAGCCATTGAAGATACATTACGTTCATTAGAAGCAGATGAAACAATGTTAGTGCAGTCTGGTAAACCCGTTGCTGTATTTAAAACACATGAAGAAGCGCCACGTGTATTAATATCTAATTCAGTATTAGTTCCAGAATGGGCAAATTGGGATCATTTCAATGAATTAGATAAAAAAGGTTTAATGATGTATGGTCAAATGACAGCTGGTAGTTGGATCTATATTGGTTCACAAGGTATTGTTCAAGGTACTTATGAAACATTTGGAGAACTTGCGAATCAACATTTTAATGGCAAATTAAATGGCACGGTCACTTTGACAGCTGGTCTAGGCGGTATGGGTGGTGCGCAACCACTAGCCGTTACAATGAACGGTGGCGTTGTTATCGGCGTAGACGTCGATGAAACACGCATAGATAAACGTATTGAGACGCGTTATTGTGACGTTAAAACACACGACTTAGACGAAGCGTTACGTTTAGCTGATGAAGCTCGTGAAAAGGGTGAACCATTATCAATTGGTTTAGTCGGTAATGCGGTTGACACACATAAAGCAATCTTAGATAAAGGTTTTAAAATTGATATTGTGACAGACCAAACAAGTGCACATGATCCGCTAAATGGTTATGTACCTCAAGGGTATTCATTAGAAGAAGCGAAAGCAATACGCCAAAAAGATCCGAAACAATATGTTAAAGAAGCACAAACTTCTATGAGAAAACATGTAGAACTCATGCTTGAATTTCAAAAAAATGGTGCTGTTGCATTTGATTATGGTAATAATATCAGACAGGTTGCATTTAATGATGGATTAGAAAATGCATTTGATTTCCCTGGATTTGTGCCTGCTTATATTCGTCCATTGTTCTGTGAAGGTAAAGGCCCATTCCGTTTTGCAGCATTAAGTGGAAATCCGAAAGATATTGAGCGTGCAGATGAAGAAATGAGAAAGATTTTCCCAGATAATGAAAAATTAATTCGTTGGTTAGATTTAGCGCAAGAAAAAATCGCCTTCCAAGGTTTACCGTCACGTATTGCGTGGTTAGGTTATGAAGAGCGTGCGAAAATGGGCTTAGCATTGAATAAATTAGTAAGAGATGGTGAAATTTCTGCACCAATTGTCATTGGTCGTGATCATCTTGATTCTGGTTCTGTCGCTAGTCCAAACCGTGAAACTGAAGGTATGAAAGATGGTTCTGATGCTGTTGGCGATTGGGCAATCTTAAACGCATTAATTAATACAGCAGCAGGCGGTTCATGGATTTCATTCCACCATGGCGGCGGCGTTGGTATGGGTTACTCTTTACATGCAGGTATGGTTGTTGTAGCAGATGGATCAGAACGTGCTGATAGAAGATTAGGACGTGTATTAACGACAGATCCGGGTATGGGTGTTGTGAGACATGCGGATGCTGGATATGAATCTGCGATTAAAGTTGCAAAAGAAAAAGGTATCAAAATCCCAATGATTACAGGTAAAGGAGACAAATAA
- a CDS encoding CPBP family intramembrane glutamic endopeptidase: protein MNTKRIPGFQWAMMIFIFFIVAYALPIILKDLQSSVPFKDFVFDMSTLAPFIAAFICIAIFSHRGTQLASLKLTISLKVIERAILALILPLIIFIIAMVCFNIFSDSFVLLQTKDLSVSISSIIIGQIVMAFLVELGFRSYLQHIVETKMNTFFASIIVGFMYAIWNVNIAFSFDFAIYSFLYSFAFSMIIGELIRATKGRTIYIATLFHFAMSFGLVFLFNEELGEVFAMKVIALSTAAVAILYILISLIIRTILYFFTKRNLDEVEENNYLDHVNDTDEDLTDVGDEYNVSETDETHHSANVNAATAETSSEVQDKEDPTDRHHESNASDQDNQYNSTEDTAHEDDSRANIISENTPSPSSNDSTKVDAKHSDSRANSAVEASTEKAHPESDQDEVKVNSRYTSNRQSSVVSDARTTIDEESDESSRHLSSESDDVTQQDNQPLDTADSSNADYERSPFDLKSKRGHRS, encoded by the coding sequence ATGAATACAAAACGTATACCAGGTTTTCAATGGGCAATGATGATTTTTATCTTCTTTATTGTTGCTTATGCATTACCTATTATACTTAAAGATTTACAGAGTTCCGTTCCATTTAAAGATTTCGTCTTTGATATGAGTACACTTGCACCATTCATAGCAGCTTTTATCTGTATTGCTATATTTTCACACAGAGGTACTCAATTAGCTAGTTTAAAATTGACTATTAGCTTAAAAGTGATTGAGCGTGCAATTTTAGCGCTTATTTTACCATTAATTATTTTTATTATAGCTATGGTATGCTTTAATATTTTTTCTGATAGTTTTGTTCTTTTACAAACAAAAGATTTATCTGTTTCAATTTCATCTATTATTATAGGACAAATTGTCATGGCTTTTTTAGTAGAACTCGGTTTCCGTTCTTATCTACAACATATTGTTGAAACTAAGATGAACACGTTCTTCGCGTCTATTATTGTTGGTTTTATGTATGCAATATGGAATGTAAACATCGCCTTTAGTTTTGACTTTGCAATATATAGTTTCCTATATTCATTTGCTTTTTCAATGATTATTGGGGAATTAATACGTGCAACGAAAGGCCGTACAATATACATTGCAACTTTATTCCATTTCGCAATGTCATTTGGACTTGTATTCTTATTTAATGAAGAATTAGGCGAAGTATTTGCTATGAAAGTCATCGCCTTATCAACTGCAGCCGTTGCTATACTTTATATTTTAATTAGTTTAATTATTCGTACAATCCTTTATTTCTTTACAAAACGTAATTTAGACGAAGTAGAGGAAAATAATTATCTTGATCACGTTAATGACACCGATGAAGATCTTACTGATGTTGGTGATGAATATAACGTGTCAGAAACCGACGAAACGCATCATTCAGCGAATGTAAATGCCGCTACAGCTGAGACATCTTCAGAAGTTCAAGATAAGGAAGATCCAACTGATCGTCATCACGAATCAAATGCATCAGACCAAGATAATCAATACAATTCGACAGAAGATACTGCACATGAGGACGACAGTCGAGCGAATATAATCTCAGAGAATACACCAAGTCCCTCATCAAATGATTCAACGAAAGTGGACGCTAAACACTCAGATTCACGTGCGAATAGTGCAGTAGAAGCATCTACTGAGAAGGCACATCCAGAATCAGACCAAGATGAAGTGAAAGTAAATTCTCGCTATACTTCAAATCGACAGTCATCTGTCGTATCTGATGCACGTACAACAATCGATGAAGAAAGTGATGAATCTTCAAGACATTTGAGTTCAGAAAGTGACGATGTAACGCAACAAGATAATCAACCTTTAGATACAGCTGATTCATCTAATGCTGATTACGAACGCTCACCTTTTGATTTGAAAAGTAAACGTGGACACCGTAGCTAA
- a CDS encoding flavin reductase family protein, whose protein sequence is MKQYNANTLTKQQNYKLLSGSVIPRPVAFVTTQDKDGNLNAAPFSFFNVVCSAPPMIMISTARSQGKRKDTSLNIEETGSFVVHITDEMTVEQKNKTAAPIDRTLNELERTQLTCVKSEVVPVPGVEQAKIRMECKLNQIVTLGDAQEGSDLIIGEVVMYHIDEAVYFDDSKIDAQALAPVARLAGNDYAALGQSFTINRPTE, encoded by the coding sequence ATGAAACAATATAACGCAAACACATTAACGAAACAACAGAATTATAAATTATTAAGTGGTAGTGTTATTCCAAGACCAGTTGCATTTGTGACAACACAGGATAAAGATGGGAATTTAAATGCTGCACCGTTCAGTTTTTTTAATGTTGTATGCAGCGCACCTCCTATGATTATGATTTCTACTGCACGTTCACAAGGAAAGCGCAAAGATACATCGTTAAATATTGAAGAAACAGGCTCATTTGTAGTTCATATTACAGATGAAATGACTGTAGAACAAAAAAATAAAACGGCTGCACCTATAGACAGAACACTAAATGAATTAGAAAGAACGCAGTTGACATGTGTGAAATCAGAAGTCGTGCCTGTACCAGGTGTGGAACAAGCCAAAATTCGAATGGAATGCAAACTAAATCAAATCGTTACATTAGGCGATGCTCAAGAAGGATCAGATTTAATCATTGGTGAGGTTGTGATGTATCACATTGATGAGGCAGTTTACTTTGATGATAGTAAAATAGATGCACAAGCATTAGCGCCTGTGGCACGTTTAGCTGGAAATGATTATGCAGCATTAGGACAATCATTTACGATTAATCGACCAACAGAGTAA
- a CDS encoding MOSC domain-containing protein: MIYKLEAISTGKIQDLPYSTKRPMRSALNKEKYSGKMWLTHTGFAEDEQEYKGHGGPNKAVCLYSKKNYELWKHDLPALPPYAMFGENLTATDLDEAHVYFGDQFQLGEAILEVSEIREPCWKIQEKYKIPDLIKRMSSSCKTGFYFRVLQEGYVHDSDHLKLIKSADASTRLSVYELNDIYYNDNKNINRLTYVLKNPYLTSDRISKFERFLKRAQK; this comes from the coding sequence ATGATTTATAAATTAGAAGCCATTTCTACTGGCAAAATACAAGATTTACCATATAGTACCAAAAGACCTATGCGTTCTGCATTAAATAAAGAAAAATATTCAGGAAAAATGTGGCTTACACATACTGGATTTGCTGAAGATGAACAAGAATATAAAGGACATGGCGGGCCAAATAAAGCCGTTTGCCTGTACAGTAAGAAAAATTATGAACTTTGGAAACATGACCTACCAGCGTTACCACCCTATGCGATGTTTGGTGAAAATTTAACAGCAACTGATTTAGATGAAGCGCATGTCTATTTTGGTGATCAATTCCAGCTTGGTGAAGCTATTTTAGAAGTTTCAGAAATCAGAGAACCTTGTTGGAAAATACAAGAAAAGTATAAAATCCCTGATTTGATTAAGAGAATGTCATCTTCTTGTAAAACTGGCTTCTATTTTCGTGTGTTACAAGAAGGCTACGTACACGACTCCGATCATTTAAAACTTATCAAATCTGCGGATGCATCAACACGTCTTTCTGTGTATGAGCTCAATGACATCTATTACAATGATAATAAAAATATTAATCGCTTAACCTATGTTTTAAAAAATCCATATTTAACAAGCGACAGGATTAGCAAATTTGAACGCTTCTTAAAACGTGCTCAAAAATAA
- the hutI gene encoding imidazolonepropionase: MNDLIIQNIKELILPKSTERPLKGKELGELNITENGTVVVKNGKIVYAGEHSDAYEATETIDATDKVVSPALVEAHTHLVHGGSREHEMSLKRQGVSYLEILEQGGGILSTVEATRKATEEALFKKAEKNLLTMMEHGVLAVESKSGYGLDKENELKQLRVSNRLAEKYNLDMKHTFLGPHAVPKDAESNQDFLQEMIDLLPEVKAYADFADIFCETGVFTVEESKKYMEAAKALGFDVKIHADEIDPLGGLELAIDENAISADHLVASSTEGKEKLKNSDTVAVLLPGTTFYLGKESYADARGMLDNDGAIAIATDFNPGSCVTNNLQLVMSIAALKLKLSPNEIWNAVTVNAAKAIDIDAGTINQGDKANIVIWDAPNHEYIPYHYGINHAEKVIKDGKVLIDNRIKLEQ; encoded by the coding sequence ATGAACGATTTAATTATTCAAAACATTAAAGAACTAATTTTACCAAAATCTACTGAACGTCCATTAAAAGGAAAAGAGTTAGGCGAACTTAACATTACTGAAAATGGAACGGTTGTCGTTAAAAACGGCAAAATTGTCTACGCAGGAGAGCACTCAGATGCCTATGAAGCAACTGAAACAATTGATGCAACAGATAAAGTGGTTTCACCAGCTTTGGTTGAAGCACATACACATCTTGTTCATGGTGGTTCACGTGAACATGAAATGTCACTTAAAAGACAAGGTGTTTCTTATTTAGAAATTCTTGAACAAGGTGGCGGCATTTTATCTACAGTTGAAGCTACACGTAAAGCTACTGAAGAAGCATTATTTAAAAAGGCAGAAAAGAATTTGTTGACGATGATGGAACATGGCGTTTTAGCTGTTGAGAGTAAAAGTGGCTATGGTCTAGATAAAGAAAATGAACTAAAACAATTACGTGTATCTAATCGTTTGGCTGAAAAATATAACTTAGACATGAAACACACATTCCTTGGTCCGCATGCCGTACCTAAAGATGCTGAGTCTAATCAAGATTTTCTTCAAGAGATGATTGATTTATTACCAGAAGTTAAGGCGTATGCTGATTTTGCAGATATATTCTGTGAAACTGGTGTGTTTACGGTTGAAGAATCGAAAAAATATATGGAAGCGGCAAAAGCATTAGGTTTTGATGTGAAAATCCATGCAGATGAAATTGATCCATTGGGGGGGTTAGAGTTAGCTATCGACGAAAATGCAATCTCTGCAGATCATCTTGTAGCATCAAGTACAGAAGGTAAAGAAAAACTAAAAAATAGTGACACTGTCGCGGTGTTATTGCCTGGTACGACTTTCTATTTAGGCAAGGAATCTTATGCAGATGCGCGAGGTATGTTAGACAATGATGGCGCAATCGCGATTGCGACAGATTTTAACCCAGGTAGTTGTGTCACAAACAACTTACAACTTGTGATGTCGATTGCTGCCTTGAAATTGAAATTATCTCCAAATGAAATTTGGAACGCAGTGACTGTTAATGCGGCTAAAGCCATTGACATTGATGCTGGTACCATTAATCAAGGAGATAAAGCTAATATTGTTATTTGGGATGCGCCTAACCATGAATATATTCCATATCACTATGGTATTAACCACGCTGAAAAAGTCATTAAAGATGGTAAAGTGTTGATTGATAATCGTATCAAATTAGAACAATAA
- a CDS encoding ribose 5-phosphate isomerase A: MMDKKQLKMSTFNDALDQIKDGMIVGIGSGSTIELLVPKIAEKLEQEQIKITGVCTSNKTAFIAKELGIHIIDVNDVDHIDIAIDGADEIDNDLNLIKGGGGALFREKVIDAMAERFVVLADDSKCVDYLGQTFKLPVEVDKFNWLLVAKRIKAYDELKVTRRMVDDVPFITDNGNYILDVVLNEGINAAGMHEFLIHLIGVLETGYFLNVADQAIIGTTNGVKIKNKASLID; encoded by the coding sequence ATGATGGATAAGAAACAGTTAAAAATGAGTACATTTAATGATGCATTAGACCAGATTAAAGATGGTATGATTGTTGGTATTGGCTCTGGATCAACGATTGAATTGCTTGTCCCAAAAATAGCAGAGAAACTGGAACAAGAACAAATAAAAATCACAGGTGTCTGTACCTCTAATAAAACGGCATTTATAGCCAAAGAGTTAGGTATCCATATCATTGATGTGAATGATGTGGATCATATCGATATTGCAATAGATGGCGCAGATGAAATTGATAACGACTTAAACTTAATTAAAGGCGGTGGAGGCGCGCTATTTAGAGAAAAAGTAATAGATGCCATGGCCGAAAGATTTGTTGTCTTAGCTGACGATAGTAAATGTGTAGACTATCTTGGACAAACGTTTAAGTTGCCTGTTGAAGTGGACAAATTTAATTGGTTACTTGTAGCTAAACGAATTAAAGCATATGATGAATTAAAAGTAACACGTAGAATGGTTGATGATGTGCCATTTATTACAGATAACGGTAATTATATCTTAGATGTTGTATTAAATGAAGGTATCAACGCAGCAGGTATGCATGAATTTTTGATTCACCTTATCGGTGTACTAGAAACAGGTTATTTTTTAAATGTTGCAGACCAAGCCATTATTGGTACAACGAATGGAGTAAAGATTAAAAATAAAGCATCATTGATAGATTAA